A region from the Bacillus sp. Marseille-P3661 genome encodes:
- the aroD gene encoding type I 3-dehydroquinate dehydratase — translation MSTLTIKNLTIGKGIPKVIVPLVGKTASDLFEEAKIVNDLNPDVVEWRVDTYEHVEDLDAVQITLKKIRNILTKTLILFTFRTHKEGGNKEISHAYYTQLNEMAISTQNIDLVDVELFNTEEIVTKLVATAKEHGVFVIMSNHDFAKTPPKEEIVSRLIKMHEYGAHIPKIAVMPTSVADVLTLLDATNSMKLKYPDVPIITMSMGGTGVISRLAGELFGSAFTFGAGKAASAPGQIPAADLRTVLEIFHKSM, via the coding sequence ATGAGTACATTAACAATAAAAAATTTAACAATTGGAAAAGGTATCCCTAAGGTCATCGTTCCTCTAGTAGGCAAAACAGCATCGGATCTGTTTGAGGAAGCTAAGATCGTGAATGATTTAAATCCTGATGTTGTTGAATGGCGTGTAGATACGTATGAGCATGTTGAGGATTTAGATGCAGTTCAAATAACTCTAAAAAAAATAAGAAACATCTTGACCAAGACGCTGATTCTTTTTACATTTAGAACCCACAAGGAAGGTGGAAACAAAGAAATCAGCCATGCTTACTATACACAGTTAAATGAAATGGCGATCAGTACACAAAACATTGACTTAGTGGACGTGGAGCTGTTTAATACTGAGGAAATAGTAACGAAACTCGTTGCAACCGCAAAGGAGCATGGTGTTTTTGTTATTATGTCTAATCATGATTTTGCAAAAACACCTCCAAAAGAAGAAATTGTAAGCCGTTTAATCAAAATGCATGAATATGGTGCCCATATTCCGAAAATAGCTGTTATGCCAACATCTGTTGCTGATGTCCTTACGTTATTGGACGCAACAAATAGTATGAAACTAAAGTATCCTGATGTACCGATTATTACAATGTCAATGGGTGGTACGGGCGTTATTAGCCGATTGGCTGGCGAACTGTTTGGCTCTGCTTTCACTTTTGGTGCTGGTAAAGCTGCATCCGCGCCAGGTCAAATACCAGCAGCGGACTTAAGAACGGTATTAGAAATATTCCATAAAAGTATGTAA
- the ltaE gene encoding low-specificity L-threonine aldolase, whose protein sequence is MIDLRSDTVTKPTLEMRKAAFEAEVGDDVYNEDPTVLTLEKEAATILGKEAAMFVPSGTQGNQIAVLTHCQSGQEIILEAESHIFYYEGAAISAFAGVQPRTIKGERGAMDPRDIEAAIRDSSDIHVPETGLICIENTHNRAGGAVVPLANMKEVHAVASKQNIPIHLDGARLFNAAAATGINVREFAAYTDTVQFCLSKGLGAPVGSIIAGSETFIKKARKWRKRLGGGLRQVGIIAAPGLVALRTMTDRLTEDHQNAKLLSDGLQQINGLRLENVVETNIVLVNTENTGLSSQQFIELLKSNDILAVSFGPFTVRFTTHYDVSESQIKQVINKVNQLLK, encoded by the coding sequence ATGATCGACTTAAGAAGTGATACAGTTACAAAACCGACACTAGAAATGAGAAAAGCTGCGTTTGAAGCAGAAGTGGGTGATGATGTTTATAATGAAGATCCTACAGTGTTGACTTTGGAAAAAGAAGCTGCGACCATCCTTGGTAAAGAGGCAGCTATGTTTGTACCAAGTGGAACACAAGGAAATCAAATTGCTGTCCTAACTCATTGTCAATCAGGGCAAGAAATAATTTTAGAGGCAGAATCACATATCTTTTATTATGAGGGTGCAGCTATTTCTGCTTTTGCAGGTGTACAGCCACGGACAATAAAAGGGGAACGTGGTGCGATGGATCCTAGGGATATAGAAGCTGCGATTCGTGATAGTAGTGATATCCATGTTCCAGAAACAGGACTTATTTGCATTGAGAATACGCATAATCGTGCGGGCGGTGCCGTTGTTCCGTTAGCAAACATGAAGGAAGTACATGCTGTTGCGTCAAAGCAGAATATTCCTATCCATTTAGATGGAGCTCGTTTATTTAATGCGGCAGCAGCAACTGGAATAAATGTAAGGGAATTTGCAGCTTATACAGATACAGTTCAATTTTGCCTATCTAAAGGATTAGGAGCTCCGGTTGGCTCGATCATTGCTGGCTCTGAAACTTTTATCAAAAAAGCTCGCAAGTGGCGAAAACGTCTTGGGGGTGGTTTAAGGCAGGTTGGAATAATTGCCGCTCCAGGTCTTGTAGCGTTACGAACAATGACCGATCGCTTAACTGAGGATCATCAAAATGCTAAGCTCCTCTCTGACGGTCTACAACAAATTAACGGATTACGACTAGAAAATGTCGTGGAAACTAATATCGTGTTGGTAAATACTGAAAATACGGGCTTATCATCACAGCAATTTATAGAGCTGTTAAAAAGCAATGATATTTTGGCCGTTTCATTTGGACCTTTTACTGTTCGATTTACAACACATTATGATGTCTCAGAATCTCAAATTAAGCAAGTAATCAACAAAGTGAATCAATTGTTGAAATAA
- a CDS encoding helix-turn-helix transcriptional regulator, with protein sequence METIKLTKRQEEILQIVKKEGPIPGKDIAEKLSLTRATLRPDLAILTMVGNLEARPRVGYYYKGAEFEQVTDWISKQLVSEYKAHPIVIKKSASVYDAIVQIFLVDVGTLYAVDEKGYLAGVISRKDLLRASMGNQNLQELPVSVIMTRMPNIITIRPEDTLFEAAKRMIEYHIDSLPVVEDIDPKDHAYKVIGRVTKTTISRAFVEMGEN encoded by the coding sequence GTGGAAACTATTAAACTAACAAAACGGCAAGAGGAAATACTGCAAATTGTGAAAAAAGAAGGCCCCATTCCTGGTAAAGACATCGCCGAAAAGCTTTCATTAACAAGAGCTACACTTCGTCCCGATTTAGCAATTTTAACAATGGTCGGAAATCTCGAAGCTAGGCCGCGAGTTGGTTATTATTATAAGGGCGCAGAATTTGAGCAGGTGACTGATTGGATTTCTAAGCAACTAGTCAGTGAATATAAAGCACACCCAATCGTCATAAAAAAATCTGCGTCTGTTTACGATGCAATTGTTCAGATTTTTTTGGTGGATGTTGGAACTTTATATGCAGTTGACGAAAAAGGTTACCTTGCAGGAGTTATTTCTAGAAAAGACTTACTTAGAGCATCTATGGGGAATCAGAATCTTCAAGAATTACCTGTTAGTGTGATTATGACAAGAATGCCAAATATCATTACGATTAGACCTGAAGACACGCTGTTTGAAGCAGCCAAAAGAATGATTGAGTATCATATTGATTCTTTACCAGTAGTTGAAGATATTGATCCAAAAGATCATGCCTATAAGGTGATTGGCAGAGTCACAAAAACGACTATTTCACGTGCATTTGTTGAGATGGGTGAGAATTGA
- a CDS encoding pyruvate, water dikinase regulatory protein, translating into MEEREIVYVVSDSVGETADLVVKAVATQFNTGYVETKRNAYVEDFDDIEDLLLMAKQTPSIIAYTIVVPKLKEYLDRRAKEENITVVDLLNPLIEAFMKTFNKVPNYQPKMMRQLDEEYFRKIEAIEFAVKYDDGRDPRGLLRADIVLVGVSRTSKTPLSMYLAHKRYKVANVPLVPEVSPPDELYKIPRNRCVGLIISPDKLNVIRKERLKNLGLASEANYASFERILEELDYAEKIMKRIGCPIINVSDKAVEETADYILDILKKERGS; encoded by the coding sequence TTGGAAGAAAGAGAAATAGTTTATGTGGTGTCCGATTCAGTTGGTGAAACAGCTGACCTTGTTGTAAAAGCAGTTGCTACCCAGTTTAATACTGGATATGTTGAAACGAAACGAAATGCTTACGTAGAAGACTTTGATGATATTGAAGACTTATTACTGATGGCTAAACAAACTCCATCGATTATTGCGTATACAATTGTTGTGCCTAAACTAAAGGAATACTTAGATAGACGAGCAAAAGAAGAAAATATTACAGTAGTTGATTTATTAAACCCTCTAATAGAAGCTTTTATGAAAACGTTTAACAAAGTACCAAATTATCAACCAAAGATGATGAGACAGCTGGATGAAGAGTATTTTAGAAAAATAGAAGCGATTGAATTCGCAGTAAAATATGATGATGGCAGAGATCCACGCGGACTTCTGCGAGCTGACATTGTGTTAGTTGGTGTATCCAGAACATCTAAAACTCCACTTTCTATGTATCTAGCACATAAGCGTTATAAAGTGGCAAATGTCCCATTGGTACCAGAAGTTTCGCCACCTGATGAATTATATAAAATCCCAAGAAACAGGTGTGTGGGGCTGATTATTTCCCCAGATAAGCTAAATGTCATTCGAAAAGAACGTCTAAAGAATTTAGGTTTAGCATCAGAAGCAAATTATGCCAGCTTTGAGCGTATTCTTGAGGAATTAGATTACGCTGAAAAAATCATGAAACGGATTGGCTGTCCGATCATCAATGTATCCGACAAGGCAGTAGAAGAAACAGCCGACTATATATTAGATATCTTGAAAAAAGAGAGGGGTTCTTGA
- the ppdK gene encoding pyruvate, phosphate dikinase has translation MKKFVYLFNEGNSEMKELLGGKGANLAEMTKIGLPVPFGFTISTEACNAYYESGKTISVEIQDQILQALSTLQEKTGKRLGDPANPLLVSVRSGAVFSMPGMMDTVLNLGMNDETVEGMAKLTNNPRFAYDSYRRFIQMFSDVVLEVDTYFFEQLLEEYREEKGYSSDPELTAEDWKEVIKGYKNIVKKRTKKDFPQDPKAQLFLSINAVFNSWNNQRAIVYRRLNKIPDHLGTAVNIQSMVFGNMGNDSGTGVAFTRNPSTGESVLYGEYLINAQGEDVVAGIRTPQPIHTLQAEMPEVFKQFTDTCQRLEQHYKDMQDIEFTVERGNLFILQTRTGKRTAQAAIRIAVEMVQEGIIDKNTAILRVDPDQLNQLLHRRIDDTFERKQLAKGLPASPGAATGRVVFDADEAEVLGNEGKKVILVRPETTPDDIHGIVAAQAVVTSRGGMTSHAAVVARGMGKACICGCETLKIDLKAKQFSVGNTVVQHGDIITIDGGTGEIMLGEIPMIDPQLSDEFQLLLQWADEIRKIGVRANADNPEDSQKAFEFGAGGIGLCRTEHMFMDAKRIPIVQSMILAETYEERKSALDKLLPMQQGDFEGIFEAMQGLPVTIRLLDPPLHEFLPDKEELLVEVTKLQLTAPNSEELTEKERLLKQVRQLDEFNPMLGHRGCRLGMIHPEIYEMQAKAIFYAISELSKKGLEVKPEIMIPLVGHVNELKQMRQLVIDASAQVQEETGMEFDYLIGTMIEIPRAALTADQIAEEADFFSFGTNDLTQTTFGFSRDDAEGKFLQAYIEKKILPENPFVVLDQEGVGKLVETGVKLGRQTNPKLKTGICGEHGGEKSSIEFCYNTGLDYVSCSPYRVPLARLAAAQATIRNDSNIQSQLQSQI, from the coding sequence ATGAAGAAGTTTGTATACCTGTTTAATGAAGGAAACAGTGAGATGAAGGAGTTATTAGGTGGAAAAGGTGCAAATTTAGCTGAAATGACAAAAATAGGTTTGCCAGTTCCATTTGGATTTACGATTTCAACTGAAGCATGTAATGCTTATTATGAATCGGGAAAAACGATTTCTGTTGAAATTCAAGATCAAATTTTACAAGCATTATCAACTCTTCAAGAAAAAACAGGTAAACGTCTCGGTGACCCAGCGAATCCGTTGCTTGTTTCAGTTCGATCAGGTGCAGTATTTTCAATGCCAGGGATGATGGATACTGTTCTTAATCTAGGAATGAACGATGAAACTGTTGAGGGAATGGCTAAGTTAACGAATAATCCACGCTTCGCATATGATTCATACCGAAGATTCATCCAAATGTTTTCTGATGTAGTGCTAGAGGTGGATACGTATTTCTTCGAACAGCTCTTAGAGGAATACCGTGAGGAAAAAGGCTATTCGTCAGACCCGGAATTAACCGCTGAAGACTGGAAGGAAGTTATTAAAGGCTATAAGAATATCGTCAAAAAGCGTACTAAAAAAGACTTCCCGCAAGATCCAAAAGCACAACTTTTCCTATCTATTAATGCTGTTTTTAACTCATGGAATAATCAGCGTGCCATCGTTTATCGCCGTTTGAATAAAATTCCAGATCACCTTGGAACAGCAGTTAATATTCAAAGCATGGTGTTTGGTAACATGGGTAATGATTCTGGAACAGGTGTTGCTTTTACTCGTAACCCATCGACAGGTGAGTCTGTTCTTTATGGTGAATATTTAATTAATGCTCAAGGAGAAGATGTGGTGGCGGGGATTCGTACACCACAACCAATCCATACACTACAAGCAGAAATGCCTGAAGTATTCAAGCAATTTACAGATACATGCCAGCGCCTTGAGCAGCATTATAAAGATATGCAGGATATTGAATTTACGGTTGAACGCGGAAACTTGTTTATTTTACAAACACGAACAGGTAAAAGAACAGCCCAAGCAGCTATTCGTATCGCAGTAGAAATGGTACAAGAAGGCATCATTGATAAAAACACTGCAATCCTGCGCGTTGATCCTGACCAGTTAAACCAACTGCTTCATCGCCGAATTGATGATACATTTGAACGTAAGCAACTCGCTAAAGGACTACCTGCATCACCTGGGGCTGCAACTGGTCGAGTTGTATTTGATGCAGATGAGGCTGAAGTTTTAGGAAACGAAGGTAAAAAGGTTATTTTGGTACGCCCAGAAACAACGCCTGATGATATTCACGGAATTGTAGCTGCCCAAGCAGTTGTAACAAGCCGTGGTGGGATGACCAGCCACGCAGCTGTTGTTGCAAGAGGTATGGGAAAAGCATGTATTTGTGGCTGTGAAACTTTAAAAATTGATTTAAAAGCTAAGCAATTTAGTGTTGGAAATACAGTAGTTCAGCACGGTGACATTATTACGATTGATGGTGGTACTGGTGAAATCATGCTTGGTGAAATTCCGATGATTGATCCACAGCTATCAGATGAATTCCAATTGTTATTGCAATGGGCAGATGAAATTAGAAAAATTGGGGTCCGTGCAAATGCCGACAATCCAGAAGATTCACAAAAGGCATTTGAATTTGGTGCCGGTGGTATTGGGTTATGCCGTACAGAGCATATGTTTATGGATGCTAAGCGAATTCCTATTGTCCAAAGTATGATTTTAGCTGAAACATATGAAGAGCGTAAATCTGCATTAGATAAGCTGTTACCGATGCAACAGGGTGATTTTGAAGGTATATTTGAGGCGATGCAAGGCTTGCCAGTTACGATTAGATTACTAGATCCACCACTACATGAATTCTTACCAGATAAGGAAGAGTTGCTAGTGGAAGTCACAAAACTTCAACTAACTGCACCAAATTCTGAAGAATTAACAGAAAAAGAACGTCTACTAAAGCAAGTTCGTCAGTTAGATGAGTTTAATCCAATGTTAGGACATCGCGGTTGCCGTCTAGGAATGATTCACCCAGAAATATATGAAATGCAGGCAAAGGCTATTTTCTATGCGATTTCTGAGTTATCTAAAAAAGGTTTAGAAGTTAAGCCGGAAATTATGATTCCACTTGTTGGTCATGTCAATGAATTGAAACAAATGCGTCAACTTGTTATTGATGCATCTGCTCAAGTTCAAGAAGAAACCGGCATGGAATTCGATTATTTAATCGGGACGATGATAGAGATTCCGAGAGCTGCTTTAACTGCCGATCAAATTGCTGAAGAAGCAGATTTCTTCTCATTTGGTACGAATGACTTAACACAAACAACATTTGGATTTAGCCGTGATGATGCGGAAGGCAAGTTCCTGCAGGCATATATTGAGAAAAAGATATTGCCAGAAAATCCATTTGTAGTTCTGGATCAGGAAGGTGTAGGTAAACTTGTTGAAACAGGAGTAAAGCTTGGCCGTCAAACAAATCCAAAGTTAAAAACAGGTATTTGCGGCGAACATGGAGGCGAGAAAAGCTCGATTGAGTTCTGCTACAATACAGGATTAGATTATGTAAGTTGCTCACCATACCGTGTGCCATTGGCTCGACTTGCTGCAGCACAGGCAACAATTCGTAACGACTCTAACATCCAAAGTCAACTGCAATCTCAAATTTAA
- a CDS encoding processed acidic surface protein: MKFLKFGLILLLALYLSNVSIATAAPPEQELNQYLAEIGWTKQELLEYLDFYEIPLEEFESVEDLKWILGTPITAQNLQDMLNRYNMTESELKELLDHFGDSLAEYKFIEDLEAAVDFYVNHDEYMAEIENELAEMGLTEEETERFFEYLTQVEENNKNQLDQMEMLDYRLEQFSDISNTADLSDEELDELVQILTESEELYEIQVKYSTDNKEITLKELLKMEKLPKNLFISIYSKSGELLIDFTLPKWMYELEEMILEGEEMIHLGELSDEYVDYLHEEKEEDAKRELK; the protein is encoded by the coding sequence ATGAAGTTCTTGAAGTTTGGGCTTATTTTGTTACTTGCTTTATACCTATCGAATGTTTCTATAGCTACTGCTGCTCCTCCTGAACAGGAGCTAAACCAATACTTAGCAGAAATTGGTTGGACAAAACAAGAACTGCTTGAGTATTTAGATTTTTATGAGATACCTTTGGAGGAATTTGAGTCAGTTGAAGACTTAAAATGGATACTTGGAACGCCTATTACTGCTCAAAATTTACAAGATATGTTAAACCGATATAATATGACTGAGTCTGAATTAAAAGAGCTATTAGATCATTTTGGTGATTCATTAGCTGAATATAAATTCATTGAGGATTTAGAAGCGGCTGTGGATTTTTATGTGAACCATGATGAATATATGGCTGAAATTGAAAATGAATTAGCTGAAATGGGTCTAACCGAGGAAGAAACGGAGCGGTTCTTCGAATATTTAACGCAGGTTGAAGAGAATAACAAAAATCAACTAGATCAAATGGAAATGCTTGATTATCGCCTTGAACAATTTTCAGATATATCAAATACCGCAGATCTAAGTGATGAGGAATTAGATGAGTTAGTACAAATATTGACTGAATCGGAGGAGCTATACGAGATTCAAGTTAAATATAGTACGGATAATAAAGAGATCACATTGAAAGAACTTCTGAAGATGGAAAAGCTGCCAAAAAATCTTTTTATTAGCATCTATAGTAAATCTGGAGAGCTACTTATAGATTTCACTCTACCGAAATGGATGTATGAGTTAGAGGAAATGATTCTTGAAGGTGAAGAGATGATTCATTTAGGTGAATTATCAGATGAATATGTAGATTATTTGCATGAAGAAAAAGAAGAGGATGCTAAAAGAGAATTAAAATAA
- a CDS encoding bifunctional 2-keto-4-hydroxyglutarate aldolase/2-keto-3-deoxy-6-phosphogluconate aldolase, whose translation MLQKYEILNEMHKGYLVAVIRGKNKEDAVEISKEAFKGGIRSLEITFSTPGAEDAIAELTRSGNSEMIIGAGTVLDEETARIAIMKGARYVVSPHFDKAIALMCNRYAIPYLPGCSDVTDIMEALKYGVDVVKLFPGSLLGPGFIKDVKGPIPHVQLMPSGGVSLDNLSKWIENGAFAVGIGSALTKGVTEGDYSSVQNVAREFMDKITSLKS comes from the coding sequence ATGTTACAAAAATACGAAATACTTAATGAAATGCATAAAGGCTATTTAGTTGCCGTAATCCGCGGCAAAAATAAAGAGGATGCAGTTGAGATATCTAAGGAAGCATTTAAAGGTGGAATACGTTCACTAGAAATCACATTTTCTACTCCTGGTGCAGAAGATGCGATTGCTGAGCTAACTCGTTCTGGCAACAGCGAGATGATTATCGGTGCTGGAACAGTTTTAGATGAAGAAACAGCAAGAATTGCAATCATGAAAGGTGCTCGCTACGTTGTAAGTCCACACTTTGACAAAGCTATTGCTCTGATGTGTAATCGCTATGCCATTCCATATTTACCTGGATGCAGCGATGTTACAGATATTATGGAGGCCTTAAAGTACGGTGTAGATGTTGTGAAATTGTTCCCTGGTAGCCTTCTAGGACCTGGCTTTATTAAAGACGTTAAAGGACCTATTCCGCATGTTCAATTAATGCCATCTGGAGGTGTAAGTTTGGACAATCTTTCAAAGTGGATAGAGAATGGAGCTTTTGCCGTAGGAATCGGTAGTGCGCTAACGAAAGGTGTTACAGAGGGTGATTATAGCTCAGTTCAAAATGTAGCGCGAGAATTTATGGACAAAATTACATCTCTTAAGAGCTGA